The following coding sequences lie in one Heyndrickxia oleronia genomic window:
- a CDS encoding MATE family efflux transporter produces the protein MSTNKLQEQTLFSITWPLLIELTLHMGMGIMATLMLSHYSDDAASGVGVANQLLNIFILVFTVTSIGATVLISQSLGAENFKKARQLSRSVFGLNFWFGMIIALIVFFFGEHLLRLFDIEGKVFDYGLIFVRICGASLFLESLSLALSAVLRSHGFTKESMVVTVIMDLISIGGNILATTGILGLPITGVVGVSWAIVVARSFAVLALIYFVYKRLSLRLTFSDLFKAKKEDVKSLLSIGIPSAGENLSYQLSQLVITGFVVTIGTSALASRIYLLNLSMICYLFTLAIAQGTQLLVARYIGGKQYERALRRGVRTLKIAMIASFIASLILALIGSPILSIFTDDPKIIAIGLPVLWAIVITEPGRAMNIVLMSSLKSAGDVRFPVIIGMISMWGIAVVLSYVLGVHLGLGLLGIWIAQGADEWFRGCFAFRRWLSKPWERKVAKIKMKALKTS, from the coding sequence TTGAGTACAAATAAACTTCAAGAACAAACACTTTTCAGTATTACCTGGCCGCTCCTCATCGAGCTAACCCTCCATATGGGAATGGGAATTATGGCCACACTTATGCTTAGTCATTATTCAGATGACGCTGCCTCAGGAGTAGGTGTTGCAAATCAACTGTTAAATATTTTTATTTTAGTATTTACAGTTACTTCTATCGGTGCCACTGTCTTAATTAGTCAAAGCCTAGGTGCAGAAAACTTTAAAAAGGCCAGACAGCTATCTAGGTCCGTTTTTGGACTGAATTTTTGGTTCGGAATGATCATCGCATTGATCGTTTTTTTCTTTGGTGAACATTTGTTGCGCTTATTTGATATTGAAGGAAAAGTATTTGACTATGGGCTAATCTTTGTTCGTATTTGCGGTGCCTCCCTTTTCCTTGAATCCTTATCCTTAGCATTAAGTGCCGTTTTGCGTAGCCATGGCTTTACGAAGGAATCCATGGTCGTAACGGTGATCATGGATTTAATTAGTATTGGTGGAAACATTCTTGCAACAACTGGTATTCTAGGTCTTCCGATTACGGGTGTAGTCGGTGTTTCTTGGGCTATCGTTGTGGCGCGTAGCTTCGCTGTTCTTGCACTCATTTACTTTGTATATAAACGACTGTCACTTAGATTAACATTTAGTGATTTATTTAAGGCTAAGAAGGAGGATGTTAAAAGTCTCTTATCAATCGGCATCCCTTCAGCTGGTGAAAACCTTTCCTATCAACTTTCTCAACTCGTCATTACAGGGTTTGTTGTTACGATTGGAACATCTGCACTGGCTTCTCGCATTTATTTACTGAATCTATCAATGATCTGTTACTTATTTACATTAGCAATCGCACAAGGTACACAACTTCTCGTTGCACGATATATAGGTGGAAAGCAATATGAACGTGCATTACGCCGTGGGGTTCGTACATTGAAAATCGCAATGATCGCTTCATTTATCGCCTCATTAATTCTTGCTTTGATCGGGTCGCCTATATTAAGTATTTTTACTGATGATCCCAAAATTATTGCTATCGGGCTTCCTGTGTTATGGGCTATTGTTATAACTGAACCTGGTAGGGCGATGAATATTGTGTTGATGAGCTCCTTGAAGTCTGCAGGGGATGTACGCTTTCCTGTTATCATTGGAATGATCTCTATGTGGGGCATTGCAGTCGTTTTAAGCTATGTACTTGGCGTCCATTTGGGTCTAGGTCTTTTAGGAATTTGGATTGCACAAGGTGCAGATGAATGGTTTAGGGGTTGCTTTGCTTTTAGACGCTGGTTATCAAAACCATGGGAACGCAAGGTGGCAAAGATTAAAATGAAAGCATTGAAAACGTCATAA
- the pepT gene encoding peptidase T has product MKNEIIERFTSYVKIDTQSNEDSETCPSTPGQWDLLHKLEEELKSIGMEDVTLDENGYLMASLPSNTDKHVPTIGFLAHVDTATDFTGKNVNPQLVENYDGGDILLNDSLHITLSPKEFPNLENYKGHTLITTDGTTLLGADNKAGIAEIMTAMAYLIQHPEIKHGKVRVAFTPDEEIGRGPHKFDVEAFQAQYAYTVDGGRLGELEYESFNAAGAKITIKGSNIHPGSAKGKMINSIKIGMELQNKLPAEEAPEYTEGYEGFYHLLSMNGDVEQTKMNYIIRDHDKEKFEAKKANLEKIVNELKQKYGENSIILEISDQYYNMKDKIEPVKHIVDIAYEAMKDLNIEPIIQPIRGGTDGSQLSFMGLPTPNIFTGGENFHGKYEYISVDNMEKATQVIIGITKLFEEKA; this is encoded by the coding sequence ATGAAAAATGAAATCATTGAAAGATTTACATCTTACGTAAAAATCGATACCCAATCTAATGAAGATAGCGAGACATGTCCTTCTACACCTGGACAATGGGATCTACTTCATAAGCTTGAAGAAGAGCTTAAATCTATAGGTATGGAAGATGTTACATTGGATGAGAATGGATATTTAATGGCCTCTCTCCCTTCTAATACCGATAAGCATGTACCAACTATTGGATTTTTAGCACATGTTGATACAGCGACTGATTTTACCGGCAAAAATGTAAATCCACAACTAGTTGAAAATTATGATGGTGGAGACATACTTTTAAATGATTCCCTACATATTACTTTGTCCCCAAAAGAATTCCCTAATCTTGAAAATTATAAGGGGCATACATTAATTACAACAGATGGAACCACACTTCTAGGTGCTGACAATAAAGCGGGAATTGCTGAAATCATGACTGCAATGGCCTATTTAATCCAGCATCCAGAAATCAAGCATGGTAAAGTGAGAGTTGCCTTTACTCCAGACGAGGAGATTGGTAGAGGACCACATAAATTTGATGTAGAAGCTTTTCAAGCACAATATGCTTACACAGTTGATGGCGGCCGGCTTGGGGAATTAGAATATGAAAGCTTCAACGCTGCAGGTGCGAAAATTACCATTAAAGGTAGCAATATTCATCCTGGATCAGCAAAGGGAAAAATGATCAACTCCATTAAAATTGGAATGGAGCTTCAAAATAAGCTGCCTGCAGAGGAAGCCCCAGAATATACTGAAGGTTATGAAGGCTTCTATCATTTGTTATCAATGAACGGTGATGTTGAACAGACCAAAATGAACTATATCATCCGAGATCATGATAAGGAAAAATTTGAAGCCAAAAAGGCAAATCTTGAAAAGATTGTTAATGAACTCAAACAAAAATATGGAGAGAACAGCATCATATTGGAAATAAGTGATCAATATTACAATATGAAGGATAAAATTGAACCAGTAAAACATATTGTAGATATTGCCTATGAGGCAATGAAAGACTTAAACATCGAACCGATTATACAACCAATCCGTGGTGGTACTGATGGTTCTCAGCTTTCTTTTATGGGATTACCAACACCAAATATTTTTACAGGTGGAGAAAACTTCCATGGGAAATATGAATATATTTCAGTAGATAATATGGAGAAAGCAACACAGGTAATCATCGGTATAACAAAACTTTTTGAAGAAAAGGCATAA
- a CDS encoding DUF4023 family protein, which yields MENTHEYVEKLHENQKKADKNRKKGSESSSFKLPNKQHSTNK from the coding sequence ATGGAAAATACACATGAATATGTTGAGAAACTACATGAGAATCAAAAAAAGGCAGACAAAAATCGAAAAAAAGGAAGCGAAAGCTCAAGCTTCAAATTACCTAACAAGCAACATAGTACAAATAAGTAG
- the kynU gene encoding kynureninase: MENYVFNASEEYALKLDKNDCLASFRNEFYVMDGKIYLDGNSLGLLSKRSETSLLTLLDSWKQFGIDGWMEGENAWFDLSERLGGRLASLIGALPVEVIVSGSTTSNLHQMIATFYQPQGEKVKILADELNFPSDIYAIQSELKLKGFDPHTHLVQVSSRDGRIIEEDDIIRAMTDDIALIVLPSVLYRSGQILNMKRLTEEAHQRGIIIGFDLCHSIGAIPHELSDWGVDFAVWCNYKYLNSGPGSVGGLYVHKKHFGQVPGLAGWFSSRKDKQFDMEHVLTPASHAGAYQMGTPHILSMAPLIGSLEIFEEAGLKNIRNKSLLMTRYMMDLIKYELREMGFSLGNPIEDSRRGGHVFLEHQEAARICKALKVNGVIPDFRAPNGIRLAPVALYNTFKEVWETVQILKRIMTDEEYKQFENKREVVA; this comes from the coding sequence ATGGAAAATTATGTTTTTAATGCTTCCGAAGAATATGCACTAAAATTAGATAAAAATGATTGTCTAGCTTCATTTCGAAATGAATTTTATGTAATGGACGGAAAAATTTATTTAGATGGGAACTCCCTCGGACTCCTGTCAAAACGCTCAGAGACATCATTGCTAACATTACTAGATTCATGGAAACAGTTTGGTATAGACGGATGGATGGAAGGGGAGAATGCTTGGTTTGATTTATCTGAGAGATTGGGAGGACGTCTTGCTTCATTGATTGGAGCTTTACCTGTTGAGGTAATAGTAAGCGGTTCCACAACATCGAATCTCCATCAAATGATTGCTACCTTTTATCAGCCTCAAGGGGAAAAGGTAAAAATTCTAGCAGATGAACTCAATTTTCCCTCTGACATTTATGCAATTCAAAGTGAACTGAAATTAAAAGGCTTTGATCCACATACACACTTGGTTCAGGTATCGAGCCGTGATGGACGTATAATTGAAGAGGACGATATCATCCGCGCGATGACAGATGACATTGCCTTAATTGTGCTACCTAGTGTCCTTTATCGAAGTGGCCAAATATTAAATATGAAAAGATTAACAGAAGAGGCACACCAGAGAGGGATCATTATTGGCTTTGACCTTTGTCACTCCATTGGGGCAATTCCCCATGAATTGAGTGATTGGGGCGTTGACTTTGCTGTGTGGTGCAATTATAAATATTTGAACAGTGGTCCAGGAAGTGTCGGTGGTTTATACGTTCACAAAAAGCATTTTGGGCAAGTTCCAGGACTTGCAGGCTGGTTTAGTTCTAGAAAAGACAAACAATTTGATATGGAGCATGTATTGACCCCTGCAAGTCATGCAGGAGCTTATCAAATGGGAACCCCCCATATTTTAAGTATGGCACCATTAATCGGCTCACTAGAAATTTTTGAAGAAGCTGGATTAAAGAATATCAGGAATAAATCATTACTGATGACACGGTATATGATGGATCTCATAAAATATGAGCTTCGTGAGATGGGATTTTCGCTTGGTAATCCTATAGAGGATTCAAGGCGTGGCGGTCATGTCTTTCTAGAGCACCAAGAAGCAGCACGTATTTGTAAAGCACTAAAGGTCAATGGAGTAATTCCAGATTTTCGTGCACCTAATGGCATCCGTCTTGCCCCCGTTGCTCTTTATAATACATTTAAAGAAGTGTGGGAAACGGTTCAGATTTTGAAACGAATAATGACGGATGAGGAATATAAACAATTTGAAAATAAACGCGAAGTAGTAGCGTAA
- a CDS encoding PaaI family thioesterase: protein MILKAIQDEYPDDFSWCYGCGRLNEKGHHFRTGWDGEQTLTIYSPKQEHMALPGFVYGGLIASFIDCHGTGSASLALHRKNGHEPGDGVEPPRFVTASLKVDFIKPTPQDTPLKAIGTIHEIHPKKWKVETEVFANDILCARGEVIAVVMPSTFVK from the coding sequence ATGATATTAAAAGCAATACAAGATGAATATCCAGATGATTTTTCCTGGTGTTATGGCTGTGGTCGACTGAATGAGAAGGGACATCATTTCCGTACAGGCTGGGATGGGGAACAGACACTAACAATTTACTCCCCTAAGCAAGAGCATATGGCACTTCCAGGCTTTGTATATGGAGGACTTATTGCATCATTCATTGATTGTCATGGTACAGGATCTGCTTCGTTAGCCTTGCATCGGAAAAATGGACATGAACCGGGGGATGGAGTTGAACCTCCTAGATTTGTAACCGCCTCTTTAAAGGTAGATTTTATTAAACCAACTCCGCAAGATACTCCTTTAAAGGCGATTGGTACCATTCATGAAATTCATCCGAAAAAGTGGAAGGTTGAAACAGAAGTATTTGCTAATGATATACTCTGTGCACGTGGTGAGGTTATTGCTGTAGTCATGCCTAGTACTTTTGTAAAATAA
- a CDS encoding peptide MFS transporter: MLESNRQKILSTVPQKGFFGHPKGLFTLFFTEFWERFSYYGMKAILVYYMYYEVSKGGLGLDQSTALAIVSIYGSLVYMSGIIGGWLADRIFGTSRAVFIGGILIMLGHIALAIPGNITFFFISMVLIVLGTGLLKPNVSSVVGEIYSEEDSRRDSGFSIFYMGINLGGFVSPLVVGAVQSNYGFHLGFACAAVGMFIGLVVFLVTKKKNLGLAGTFVANPLSPTEKKKVFSIIGLAIIIIAILCAIAIPTGILNFETFIGLIGILGILIPTMYFIVMYRSPKTTKVERSRIIAYIPLFIASVMFWAIQEQGSTILATYADKRTQLDFAGIHISPAWFQSLNPLFIIVFAPVFAWLWMKLGKRQPSIPKKFSFGLLFAGISFLVILLPAYFGGSESLVNPLWLVLSYFIVVIGELCLSPVGLSATTKLAPAAFSAQTMSLWFLSNAAAQAINAQIVKFYTPATEMVYFGIIGGASIVLSIILFILSPKIQSFMKGVH; encoded by the coding sequence ATGTTAGAATCAAATAGACAGAAAATTTTGTCTACGGTTCCCCAAAAAGGATTTTTCGGGCATCCTAAAGGACTATTTACATTATTTTTTACAGAATTTTGGGAACGTTTCTCCTACTATGGAATGAAAGCAATCCTAGTTTATTATATGTATTATGAAGTTTCAAAAGGCGGTTTAGGGCTTGATCAATCAACTGCTCTAGCTATTGTCTCTATTTATGGATCATTAGTATATATGTCTGGAATTATCGGTGGATGGTTAGCTGACCGTATTTTTGGTACATCCAGGGCGGTATTTATTGGTGGAATACTCATCATGCTCGGTCACATCGCTTTAGCCATCCCAGGCAACATTACCTTTTTCTTTATTTCAATGGTATTAATTGTTCTAGGTACAGGATTATTAAAGCCGAATGTTTCTAGTGTAGTCGGTGAAATTTATAGTGAAGAGGACAGCCGTCGTGATTCCGGTTTTAGTATCTTTTATATGGGAATCAATCTTGGGGGATTTGTTTCTCCATTAGTTGTTGGAGCCGTTCAATCTAACTATGGTTTCCACCTAGGCTTTGCCTGTGCGGCAGTAGGTATGTTTATCGGATTAGTTGTTTTTCTTGTTACAAAGAAGAAAAACCTTGGCCTAGCGGGGACATTTGTTGCGAATCCTCTTTCCCCAACTGAAAAGAAAAAAGTATTCAGCATCATCGGATTAGCGATTATAATTATCGCAATCTTATGTGCAATTGCTATTCCAACAGGCATTCTTAATTTTGAGACCTTTATTGGTTTAATTGGTATTTTAGGAATTTTGATCCCTACAATGTACTTTATTGTTATGTATCGTAGTCCTAAAACAACAAAGGTAGAACGCTCACGCATTATTGCCTATATTCCATTATTTATTGCTTCCGTTATGTTCTGGGCAATACAGGAACAAGGTTCAACTATACTAGCAACTTACGCCGACAAGCGCACACAATTAGATTTTGCAGGAATTCATATCTCACCTGCTTGGTTCCAGTCACTAAACCCATTATTTATTATTGTGTTTGCACCGGTCTTTGCATGGCTTTGGATGAAGTTAGGAAAACGCCAGCCATCTATTCCTAAGAAGTTTTCATTTGGATTACTATTTGCAGGAATTTCATTCTTGGTTATTCTTTTACCTGCTTACTTTGGTGGTTCGGAATCATTAGTCAACCCATTATGGCTTGTTCTTAGTTATTTTATCGTTGTCATCGGAGAATTATGTTTATCACCAGTTGGACTTTCAGCAACTACAAAACTAGCACCAGCTGCATTCTCTGCACAAACGATGAGTCTTTGGTTCTTATCTAATGCAGCTGCACAAGCTATTAACGCACAAATTGTAAAATTCTATACACCTGCAACCGAAATGGTATACTTTGGAATCATTGGAGGAGCATCAATTGTTCTTAGTATTATTCTATTTATTCTCTCACCAAAGATTCAAAGCTTTATGAAGGGTGTTCACTAA
- a CDS encoding GMC family oxidoreductase, translating into MAKKLPKTDVVTVGVGWVGGIIAAELTKKGYKVVGLERGKGRSTEDYLKVHDELRYAQRYELMQDLSRETITIRHDLKKKALPYREWGAFLFGDGLGGSGVHWNGQTYLFLPYDFEIYSKTVERYGKNKIPKGMTIQDWGITHDELLPYYNTFLKMSGISGEPNPLKGSPQYKYPTKPMLDSPEMKLFKEAANKLGYHPYSMPSANLSENYTNPDNISRGACQYCGFCERFGCEYGAKADPVVTVLPVAEKTGNYELRTHSVVRKVLHSGGKATGVLYVDTRTGEEYIQEAEVVLLSAYQMNNVKIMLNSNLGKAYDPKTGRGVIGKNYAYQVNFGASTGFFDNEYNAFAGAGALGANLDDFNGDFFDHSDLDFIHGANIRYGQSGNRPIQNNATPAGTPTWGKEFKDASVKYANRTISIGAQGASMPWQDNYLDLDPTYKDAFGDPLIRMTFNWKDQDRQLSKFLGEKTAGMLKEMGATKVNQGGQKVGNFDVRNYQSTHNTGGSIMGADPETSALNNYLQMWDCENVFSAGANAFGHNSGYNPTGTVGALAYRAAEGIEKYLKKGGSLV; encoded by the coding sequence ATGGCAAAGAAATTACCAAAAACGGATGTAGTAACGGTTGGTGTAGGCTGGGTTGGTGGTATTATCGCTGCTGAGCTTACAAAAAAGGGATATAAGGTAGTAGGTCTAGAACGCGGAAAAGGTCGTTCTACGGAAGATTATTTAAAAGTACATGATGAATTACGTTATGCTCAACGTTATGAACTAATGCAGGATTTATCTAGAGAAACGATAACTATTCGTCATGATCTGAAGAAAAAGGCATTACCATATCGCGAATGGGGTGCATTCCTGTTTGGTGATGGATTAGGTGGTTCTGGTGTTCACTGGAACGGACAAACGTATTTATTTTTACCATATGATTTTGAAATTTATTCTAAAACCGTTGAACGTTACGGCAAGAATAAAATTCCTAAAGGTATGACAATTCAAGATTGGGGAATAACTCATGATGAATTATTGCCTTACTATAATACATTCTTGAAAATGTCAGGTATTTCTGGAGAGCCAAACCCATTAAAGGGTTCACCACAATACAAATATCCGACAAAGCCAATGCTTGATAGCCCTGAAATGAAATTATTTAAAGAGGCAGCGAATAAACTTGGATATCATCCATATAGTATGCCATCAGCCAATCTTTCAGAAAACTACACAAATCCAGACAATATTAGTCGTGGTGCATGTCAATATTGCGGTTTCTGTGAAAGATTTGGTTGTGAGTATGGAGCCAAAGCAGATCCTGTCGTAACGGTTCTCCCAGTTGCTGAGAAGACTGGTAATTATGAACTACGTACACATTCTGTTGTTCGTAAAGTCTTACATAGTGGTGGGAAAGCTACAGGTGTGCTATATGTTGATACTCGTACGGGTGAGGAATATATTCAAGAGGCAGAAGTAGTTCTACTATCTGCTTATCAAATGAATAATGTCAAGATCATGTTAAATTCAAATTTAGGTAAGGCTTATGATCCAAAAACAGGACGAGGTGTAATTGGTAAAAACTATGCATATCAAGTAAACTTTGGTGCTTCTACTGGATTCTTTGATAATGAATACAATGCATTTGCTGGGGCAGGAGCATTGGGCGCTAATCTTGATGATTTTAACGGAGATTTCTTTGATCACTCTGATTTAGACTTTATTCACGGGGCTAATATTAGATATGGCCAATCTGGAAATCGTCCAATTCAAAATAATGCTACACCTGCAGGTACACCTACATGGGGTAAAGAATTTAAAGATGCATCTGTTAAATATGCGAATCGTACCATTTCAATCGGTGCGCAAGGTGCTTCTATGCCGTGGCAAGACAATTATTTGGATTTAGATCCAACATATAAAGATGCCTTTGGTGACCCACTTATTCGTATGACATTTAACTGGAAAGATCAAGATAGGCAATTAAGTAAATTTCTTGGTGAGAAGACTGCAGGAATGTTAAAAGAAATGGGAGCAACAAAAGTTAATCAAGGTGGCCAAAAAGTTGGCAACTTCGATGTTCGAAACTATCAATCTACTCATAATACTGGTGGTTCAATTATGGGAGCAGATCCTGAAACAAGTGCTCTTAATAATTACTTACAAATGTGGGATTGTGAAAATGTATTCTCAGCAGGTGCGAATGCTTTTGGACATAATTCCGGCTATAATCCAACAGGAACAGTCGGTGCATTAGCATACCGTGCTGCAGAAGGTATTGAGAAGTATCTTAAAAAAGGCGGTTCACTAGTTTAA
- a CDS encoding gluconate 2-dehydrogenase subunit 3 family protein, with protein sequence MSDKKNQNGVQDSSRRVFLKNSGLTVGGIIVGGALGSLIGKKPSSKPASTMSGGHEMSGSSNPSRALMYFTKQEDFTTIEAAAEQIFPKTDVGPGAKDLDVAYYIDHQLAGNWGLNTKEYMSGPFSPADSVPELGYQTHLKRHEIFDLGIQALNDTAQKKHKKKFHELEDDQQIAILKDFEADKVKLNGATTASNFFALLRKATIEGVYADPMYGGNKDMAGWKMKKFPGHQMSYKDIIQKDSLVKMDPKSLSSM encoded by the coding sequence GTGTCAGATAAAAAAAATCAAAATGGTGTACAAGATAGTTCAAGACGTGTTTTCTTGAAAAATTCCGGATTGACCGTCGGTGGAATCATTGTCGGTGGTGCATTAGGTTCTCTGATTGGGAAAAAACCTAGTTCAAAACCAGCATCAACAATGAGCGGTGGCCATGAAATGTCTGGTTCATCTAATCCGTCAAGAGCATTGATGTATTTTACAAAACAAGAGGATTTTACGACAATTGAAGCTGCAGCAGAACAGATTTTCCCAAAAACGGATGTTGGTCCGGGAGCAAAAGATCTAGATGTAGCTTATTATATTGACCATCAATTAGCAGGGAACTGGGGATTAAACACAAAAGAATATATGTCTGGTCCTTTTTCTCCAGCTGATTCTGTTCCTGAGCTAGGATATCAAACACATCTAAAACGACATGAAATATTTGATCTTGGAATTCAAGCTTTAAATGATACTGCACAGAAGAAACATAAGAAGAAGTTTCATGAGCTTGAAGACGATCAACAGATTGCTATTTTAAAAGATTTTGAAGCAGATAAAGTAAAACTTAATGGAGCAACTACCGCGAGTAACTTTTTTGCTTTATTAAGAAAGGCAACCATTGAGGGAGTTTATGCTGATCCAATGTACGGTGGAAATAAGGATATGGCTGGTTGGAAAATGAAAAAATTCCCAGGACATCAAATGTCTTATAAGGATATTATCCAAAAAGATTCATTGGTGAAGATGGATCCTAAAAGCTTAAGCTCTATGTGA
- the tatA gene encoding twin-arginine translocase TatA/TatE family subunit, translated as MFSSIGIPGLIIILVLALILFGPAKLPQLGKAVGDTLREFKKSTKEVVDEVTEPFESEEKKETKN; from the coding sequence ATGTTTAGTTCAATTGGAATTCCAGGACTTATTATTATTTTAGTTCTTGCATTAATTTTATTCGGACCTGCTAAATTACCACAACTAGGAAAAGCGGTGGGGGATACCCTTAGAGAATTTAAAAAATCAACAAAAGAGGTTGTTGATGAAGTAACAGAGCCTTTTGAATCAGAAGAAAAAAAGGAAACTAAAAATTAA
- the tatC gene encoding twin-arginine translocase subunit TatC, whose protein sequence is MEQANHQNDQEHVLVSHLTELRKRMIIVIVFFILSLILGFFVSSTILNFIKDQPSAVDIEWNVFGFGDGITIYLKCALIVSVLITLPVALYQTWKFVKPGLTEQEKKGTFIFIPISFFLFILGVVFSYFVLFPMMLQFLTKINQTIGATETYGINQYFKLMFGIIFPISIMFELPVIVIFLTKVGIVNPKFLRKIRKVAYMVLVVIAAAITPPDFVSEILVSIPLLLLFEISIICSSSIYKKKVRDS, encoded by the coding sequence ATGGAACAGGCAAATCATCAAAATGATCAGGAACATGTACTTGTTTCGCATCTGACTGAATTAAGAAAACGGATGATCATCGTTATTGTTTTTTTTATACTTTCTTTAATATTAGGATTTTTCGTATCTTCTACCATTTTAAACTTTATAAAAGACCAACCATCTGCGGTGGATATAGAGTGGAATGTATTTGGATTTGGAGACGGAATTACCATCTATTTAAAATGTGCACTTATTGTTTCAGTATTAATCACTTTACCTGTTGCCTTATATCAAACGTGGAAATTTGTGAAACCAGGATTAACTGAACAGGAGAAAAAAGGTACATTTATTTTTATTCCGATTTCATTTTTCTTATTTATTCTAGGCGTAGTTTTTAGTTATTTTGTCTTGTTCCCGATGATGCTTCAATTTTTAACTAAAATCAATCAGACAATCGGAGCAACAGAAACATATGGAATTAATCAGTATTTTAAGCTGATGTTTGGAATTATATTTCCAATCAGTATTATGTTTGAGTTGCCTGTCATCGTCATATTCCTTACGAAGGTTGGTATTGTAAATCCGAAGTTTTTACGGAAAATCAGAAAAGTGGCGTATATGGTGTTAGTTGTTATAGCTGCAGCCATAACTCCACCTGACTTTGTATCGGAAATATTAGTAAGCATTCCTTTACTTCTTTTATTTGAGATTAGCATTATTTGCTCAAGCTCAATTTATAAGAAAAAAGTAAGAGATTCATAG
- a CDS encoding c-type cytochrome: MKKTWVSSVINLVLLVCLVFVLFIYKGPQPSQTAANASAHGTTASAGDPEGIVKKNCITCHGDNLQGGAGPELAKIGSKYDQGEIENIINNGKNGRMPAGLISKDDAKSVAEWLSQKK, from the coding sequence ATGAAAAAGACATGGGTTTCTTCGGTAATCAATCTTGTTCTTTTAGTATGTTTGGTATTTGTACTGTTTATATACAAGGGACCACAACCTTCACAAACAGCAGCAAATGCTAGTGCGCATGGAACAACTGCTTCAGCTGGTGATCCGGAAGGGATTGTTAAGAAAAATTGTATCACTTGTCATGGAGATAACTTACAAGGTGGAGCTGGACCGGAGCTGGCTAAAATCGGATCTAAGTATGACCAAGGTGAGATCGAGAACATTATTAATAATGGAAAGAATGGAAGAATGCCTGCTGGTCTTATTTCTAAGGATGATGCGAAGAGTGTTGCTGAGTGGTTATCACAAAAGAAATAA
- a CDS encoding TetR/AcrR family transcriptional regulator → MPKLTFFNLPEIKKQTLINAAKQEFSRVPLFDASIANIVKAAGIPRGSFYQYFEDKEDAFFYLLNEHSKSKKQQFIFFLNKYDGDIFNTMAEFYQLMIKDEEDLNFLKNAFLNMTHKIERSFEKMVSDNESSGNFKEISSIIDKEQLNITNDGELVHVLQIIMAVTLRNIVDNFAKDLPYEVAVKNYMIEINLLKKGLSK, encoded by the coding sequence TTGCCGAAACTAACTTTTTTTAATTTACCAGAGATTAAGAAACAAACATTAATTAATGCTGCTAAACAGGAGTTTTCAAGAGTGCCATTGTTTGATGCTTCCATTGCTAATATTGTAAAGGCCGCAGGAATTCCTCGTGGTAGTTTTTATCAGTATTTCGAAGACAAAGAGGATGCCTTTTTTTATTTATTAAATGAACATTCAAAAAGTAAGAAGCAACAATTTATTTTTTTCTTAAATAAATATGATGGCGATATTTTTAATACAATGGCTGAATTTTATCAATTGATGATTAAAGATGAGGAGGATCTCAATTTTTTAAAGAATGCATTTTTAAATATGACGCACAAAATAGAACGTTCTTTTGAGAAGATGGTTAGTGATAATGAAAGCAGTGGGAATTTTAAAGAAATTAGTTCGATTATAGATAAAGAACAATTGAATATTACGAATGACGGGGAGCTAGTCCATGTTCTGCAAATTATTATGGCAGTTACATTACGAAATATTGTAGATAATTTTGCAAAAGACCTACCCTATGAGGTGGCGGTAAAAAACTATATGATTGAAATAAATTTATTAAAAAAAGGTTTATCGAAATAA